The sequence below is a genomic window from Candidatus Omnitrophota bacterium.
ATTACTATCGAAGGGCAAAACTTTGCCACCGCAATAGATGGCGCCGGGTTAGCCACCGGCGAGCACGGTATCGTTATCAGTGGTATAGCAGGATCAAAGGTAAAAAATCTCGTAATATATACGAGAGGCGGTGGCGGTAAAGTATGCCACTGTATCTTCATAGAAGCCGCCTACGATACTACTTTAGTTGAAGATGTAGCTATAGTAGAGAGTGATAGCGATGGCATACATATAGAAGGCACGGAATCCGATAATATTGTTATTAGAGGCTGCTGGATAGCTTCTACGGATAACCACGGCATTAACATAGTGCCTGATGTAACCGAGCAGAGTCTCAGGTTCTCTATATACAATAACTTTATTACAGCTACAGGAGCCAGCGGTATCAATTTTGGTCAGTGTGTGGGGCACTATTACCACAAGATATACAATAACCTGATGACTTCCATCGGGGACAATGGCATAGATTACGGTATCGCTACCGTGCCGACGTTCGGCCTGATGGAGAGCGAGATCAAAGACAATTATATCTACGGTGCTATCGCCAATGGTATAAGGCTGCTCTCCGACTCCAATAACAACTTCTTCGAGAACAACTTCATAAGCTCCTGCGGCGGTTACGGTATCAATATCGGCGGTCCCACCTGTATCAATAATCGCCTCATGAACAATGTACTGATCGGTAACGTTTCCGGCGCGGCACAGGACTTAGGCGTAGGCACGCAGCTGCCGTTCATCTTCATACCGGTGCCTAATCCCTCGACCAACATCGGCGCGCACCCCGCCGAGCAGCTCACCGACGACCTGGAAG
It includes:
- a CDS encoding right-handed parallel beta-helix repeat-containing protein, which codes for MAKGGTPSQGLWMPPRVATLFVAASDSLDKCRAQADYICDGVADEVQINAALADLPAGGGRVVLSEGNFILADPIIVPGDYITIEGQNFATAIDGAGLATGEHGIVISGIAGSKVKNLVIYTRGGGGKVCHCIFIEAAYDTTLVEDVAIVESDSDGIHIEGTESDNIVIRGCWIASTDNHGINIVPDVTEQSLRFSIYNNFITATGASGINFGQCVGHYYHKIYNNLMTSIGDNGIDYGIATVPTFGLMESEIKDNYIYGAIANGIRLLSDSNNNFFENNFISSCGGYGINIGGPTCINNRLMNNVLIGNVSGAAQDLGVGTQLPFIFIPVPNPSTNIGAHPAEQLTDDLE